In a single window of the Lynx canadensis isolate LIC74 chromosome E2, mLynCan4.pri.v2, whole genome shotgun sequence genome:
- the EMP3 gene encoding epithelial membrane protein 3: MSLLLLVVSALHILILILLFVATLDKSWWTLPGKESLNLWYDCTWNNDNKTWACSNVSENGWLKAVQVLMVLSLILCCLSFILFMFQLYTMRRGGLFYATGLCQLCTSVAVFTGALIYAIHAEEILAERPAGGSFGYCFALAWVAFPLALASGVIYIHLRKRE; this comes from the exons ATGTCCCTCCTCCTGCTGGTGGTCTCTGCCCTTCACATCCTCATTCTCATCCTGCTTTTCGTGGCCACTTTGGACAAG TCCTGGTGGACCCTCCCGGGGAAGGAGTCCCTGAACCTCTGGTATGACTGCACAtggaacaatgacaacaaaacgTGGGCCTGCAGTAACGTCAGCGAGAATG GCTGGCTGAAGGCGGTCCAGGTCCTCATGGTGCTGTCCCTCATCCTCTGCTGTCTGTCCTTCATCCTGTTCATGTTCCAGCTCTACACCATGCGGCGAGGGGGGCTATTCTATGCCACTGGCCTCTGCCAGCTTTGCACCA GCGTGGCCGTGTTTACGGGGGCGCTGATCTACGCCATTCACGCGGAGGAGATCCTGGCGGAGCGCCCGGCGGGGGGCAGCTTCGGTTACTGCTTCGCCCTGGCTTGGGTGGCCTTCCCCCTCGCCCTGGCCAGCGGCGTCATCTACATCCACCTGCGGAAGCGGGAGTGA